The proteins below are encoded in one region of Girardinichthys multiradiatus isolate DD_20200921_A chromosome 19, DD_fGirMul_XY1, whole genome shotgun sequence:
- the LOC124855414 gene encoding sushi domain-containing protein 4-like, whose translation MCNGIVESISNAFWAHTSAIERSFVLLLVLTLVSTGRGSGCVRPYMVQNSWVNLTETNRGLFPVGTVLQYSCDPGYLPDGPSILTCTTSGRWSSEPPQCIRSGACLPLSKPENGGYTCHPSPCRLFSHGTIIEFICNEGFALSGDYPYLTCQDGQWDGPMQISCVSKGCIRPSVVQHGSTNVMDTNRSLFPVGTVLQYSCDPGYLLVGRSILTCTSIGDWSSNLPRCIRNDVCQPPYQPENGGYTCHPSPCRRFSHGIVVEYFCDEGYILKGDYKFRTCRYGKWDNISPVSCVIKQGCVRPSMVEHALTNLTDMNSSLFPVGSVLQYSCDPGYLLEGASILACTTLGHWSSEPPRCIRSDVCDSPYEPANGGFTCHPSPCRRLSHGTVIEYFCDEGYVLKGDYKYLTCQYGQWDNQMKISCVMEQDHIPTLPLGMPALSIVASTASSVALILLLVVLFVLLQPKLKSFHRRDHGLSGQPVSIMVEGVQVTLPSYEEAVSSSGASTLSPESRVQIVLSEGQHASALEAGPTRPPSLKQPQSEMPVVHPVLQSSSSSPLSSAWILEHAGATGGTSATRRRPSAASDQQSLSLDSEMDYTDDMPLLKEA comes from the exons ATGTGCAATGGAATTGTAGAGTCAATTTCAAATGCCTTTTGGGCCCACACCTCAGCCATTGAGCGGTCCTTTGTGTTGCTGCTGGTACTGACTCTAGTGTCCACTGGGCGAGGTTCAG GATGTGTGAGGCCTTACATGGTCCAGAACAGCTGGGTAAACCTCACAGAGACCAACAGAGGCTTGTTCCCTGTGGGCACAGTGCTGCAGTACAGCTGTGACCCTGGTTACTTGCCAGATGGGCCCAGCATCCTCACCTGCACCACATCAGGACGGTGGTCCTCAGAACCTCCTCAGTGTATACGAAGTGGTG CATGCCTACCCCTCTCCAAACCTGAGAATGGTGGCTACACCTGCCATCCATCCCCATGTCGGTTGTTTTCCCATGGCACTATAATTGAGTTCATCTGTAACGAGGGCTTTGCTCTCAGTGGAGACTATCCCTACCTGACGTGTCAGGATGGACAGTGGGACGGACCCATGCAGATTAGCTGTGTAAGCAAAG GTTGCATTAGACCCTCTGTGGTGCAGCACGGTTCAACTAATGTGATGGACACCAACAGGAGCTTGTTTCCAGTGGGCACAGTGCTACAGTACAGCTGTGATCCAGGTTACCTGCTAGTTGGACGCAGCATCCTGACCTGCACCTCGATCGGAGACTGGTCCTCTAATCTTCCACGCTGCATACGCAATGACG TTTGCCAACCTCCATATCAGCCAGAAAATGGAGGTTACACCTGCCACCCATCCCCATGCAGACGATTTTCCCATGGCATTGTCGTGGAGTATTTCTGTGATGAAGGTTACATTCTGAAAGGAGACTACAAATTCAGAACCTGTCGCTATGGAAAATGGGACAACATATCGCCAGTCAGCTGTGTTATCAAACAAG gCTGTGTAAGACCCTCCATGGTGGAACATGCCTTAACTAACCTAACTGACATGAACAGCAGCTTATTCCCGGTGGGGTCAGTGCTGCAGTATAGCTGTGACCCTGGTTACCTGTTGGAAGGAGCCAGCATCCTCGCCTGTACCACACTGGGACACTGGTCCTCAGAACCTCCTCGCTGTATACGCAGTGACG TGTGTGATTCTCCATATGAACCAGCGAACGGAGGCTTCACGTGCCACCCATCCCCATGCCGAAGACTTTCTCACGGCACCGTGATCGAATATTTTTGCGATGAAGGCTATGTTCTGAAAGGAGACTATAAATATCTTACCTGCCAGTATGGCCAGTGGGACAACCAAATGAAGATAAGCTGTGTCATGGAGCAAG ACCACATTCCAACTTTGCCTTTGGGAATGCCAGCCTTGTCCATAGTTGCTTCCACAGCAAGCTCGGTGGCTTTGATCCTGCTCCTGGTGGTACTGTTTGTACTTTTGCAGCCTAAACTCAAGTCCTTCCATCG ACGTGACCACGGGTTGTCGGGGCAGCCTGTCTCCATCATGGTGGAAGGGGTCCAGGTGACTCTTCCTTCCTACGAGGAGGCTGTGAGTAGTAGCGGAGCCTCAACACTCAGCCCAGAGTCTAGAGTCCAGATAGTGTTGTCTGAGGGTCAGCATGCCTCAGCACTAGAGGCTGGTCCGACGAGGCCTCCTTCTCTCAAACAGCCGCAGTCCGAGATGCCTGTCGTTCACCCTGTGCTGCAGTCGTCCTCTTCCTCACCGTTGTCTTCTGCTTGGATTCTGGAGCATGCAGGTGCGACCGGAGGCACCTCAGCCACACGTAGAAGGCCGTCTGCAGCCAGCGACCAGCAGAGCCTGTCGCTAGACTCTGAGATGGACTACACTGATG aCATGCCATTACTGAAGGAGGCTTGA